A stretch of Endozoicomonas sp. SCSIO W0465 DNA encodes these proteins:
- a CDS encoding ISNCY family transposase, which produces MRKKRNPQCSMELHYVPHEICSQLSGISQWLDAHPQFNDWIYEDLSSGDKQNTGRNGLSAESVLRAALLKQYLNCDYDYLSFVLMDSMLFRDFCRLEPNQRPSRSSLHGLISLLTASTWERINNCQLMTAKDQGIEKGRTVAIDSTVTESDIKPPCDSDLLASSVKEICRLLERGQTLTATPLYEYTHHNRAVKDAARKCIYAGKEERHQHYKKLLQLTRKSRKVLIEATVTLANARQQGQCLLADDADKWQADVDHLLPLVDAIVSQTERRVFKGEKVPAQEKVVSLYEPHTDIIVKDRRQVQYGHKLNLVQGKSRLILDLVIEEGNPADSDQFIPMMERQKEIYGRVPRQTSGDGGYACRANLEKAKAMGISDVAFNKKRGLEVEEMTKSQYVYKTLFRFRAGIEAGISWLKRCFGLSRCHCKGSERFDSHCWLSVVCYNLVILARHPAPS; this is translated from the coding sequence ATGCGCAAAAAACGCAACCCGCAGTGTAGTATGGAACTCCATTACGTACCTCATGAAATCTGCTCCCAGCTTTCCGGTATCTCGCAATGGCTTGACGCCCATCCACAGTTCAATGACTGGATTTATGAGGACTTAAGTTCTGGTGATAAACAGAACACTGGGCGGAACGGACTATCAGCAGAATCCGTTCTTCGTGCGGCACTCCTGAAACAGTATTTGAATTGTGATTATGACTACTTGTCGTTTGTTTTGATGGACTCCATGCTCTTTCGAGACTTTTGTCGCCTCGAACCAAACCAGCGCCCCAGTCGCTCCAGTTTGCATGGGCTCATCAGCCTTCTTACTGCATCTACATGGGAACGGATTAATAACTGTCAGCTAATGACCGCTAAAGATCAGGGTATTGAAAAAGGGCGCACTGTGGCTATTGACAGCACAGTCACCGAATCGGATATCAAACCTCCTTGCGACAGTGATCTTTTAGCCAGTTCCGTTAAAGAAATTTGTCGGCTGCTGGAACGGGGACAAACACTGACAGCGACACCGCTTTATGAATATACCCATCACAACCGAGCCGTAAAAGATGCGGCCAGAAAATGCATCTACGCTGGCAAAGAAGAGCGGCATCAGCATTATAAAAAACTGCTGCAGTTGACCCGAAAATCCCGGAAGGTACTTATCGAAGCTACTGTCACGCTAGCAAACGCCCGTCAGCAGGGGCAGTGTCTCCTGGCTGATGATGCCGACAAGTGGCAGGCCGATGTGGATCACCTGTTACCCCTGGTGGATGCAATAGTCTCCCAGACAGAGCGCAGGGTCTTTAAGGGTGAAAAGGTGCCAGCCCAGGAAAAAGTGGTTAGCCTGTATGAACCCCATACGGATATCATCGTAAAAGACAGGCGGCAAGTACAGTATGGCCATAAACTGAACCTGGTTCAGGGAAAAAGTCGATTGATCCTGGACCTGGTTATTGAGGAAGGTAACCCAGCGGATTCGGACCAATTCATTCCGATGATGGAAAGACAAAAAGAAATTTATGGTCGTGTACCTCGCCAGACAAGCGGTGACGGCGGATACGCGTGTCGCGCTAATTTGGAAAAAGCCAAGGCCATGGGAATCAGCGATGTAGCTTTTAATAAGAAGCGCGGACTTGAAGTCGAAGAGATGACTAAAAGTCAGTATGTGTATAAAACGCTCTTTCGCTTCCGGGCAGGTATTGAAGCGGGAATTTCGTGGCTAAAGAGATGTTTTGGGCTATCACGTTGCCACTGCAAGGGTTCTGAGCGTTTTGATTCTCATTGCTGGTTATCGGTGGTCTGTTACAACCTGGTGATTCTGGCCAGACACCCGGCACCATCCTGA
- the tldD gene encoding metalloprotease TldD produces the protein MTDIISTARDQLLTPANIGDSELSRILDTILGHHVDAADLYFQSMRHESWVLEDGIVKEGSFNVDSGVGVRAMSGEKTGFAYSNEIILPALEQAAGAARSIARAGQQKQVKAWQRSQPLSLYGTANPLDSLTSEDKVDLLKKLDQEARKADPGIKQVTVSLSGVHEVVLVAASDGTLAADIRPLVRLNVSVIAEKEGRIERGSAGGGGRGDYLQFLLNDTGLEYARKAVRQAMTNLEAVAAPAGTMPVVLSAGWSGVLLHEAVGHGLEGDFNRKGSSAYAGRIGERVASPHCTIVDDGTLGGRRGSMNMDDEGVPTESTVLIENGILKGYMQDKLNARLMGVAPTGNGRRESYSHLPMPRMTNTYMLAGKHDPEEIISTVKKGIYVENMGGGQVDITSGKFVFSTSEAWLIENGKKTVPVKGATLIGNGPDVMNKVSMVGNDLELDPGVGVCGKDGQSVPVGVGQPTLKIDEITVGGTA, from the coding sequence ATGACCGATATTATTTCAACAGCCCGTGACCAACTGCTGACCCCGGCCAATATCGGCGACAGCGAACTCAGCCGGATTCTGGATACCATTCTGGGTCACCATGTGGATGCTGCAGACCTCTATTTTCAATCCATGCGCCATGAGTCCTGGGTGCTGGAAGATGGCATCGTCAAGGAAGGCAGTTTTAATGTCGACAGTGGTGTGGGTGTTCGCGCCATGAGTGGCGAGAAGACCGGTTTTGCCTACTCCAACGAAATTATTCTCCCGGCACTGGAACAGGCTGCCGGAGCAGCCCGGAGTATTGCCCGGGCAGGCCAGCAGAAGCAGGTTAAGGCATGGCAGCGCAGCCAGCCACTCTCCCTCTATGGAACTGCCAATCCCCTGGACTCCTTAACCAGTGAAGATAAGGTTGACCTGCTGAAAAAACTGGACCAGGAAGCCCGCAAGGCAGACCCAGGCATTAAGCAGGTGACAGTGAGTCTGTCCGGTGTGCATGAGGTGGTGCTGGTTGCTGCCTCCGATGGCACGTTGGCGGCTGATATTCGTCCGCTGGTTCGTCTGAATGTCAGTGTCATCGCTGAAAAGGAAGGACGTATTGAGCGCGGATCTGCCGGTGGTGGTGGTCGGGGTGACTACCTTCAGTTCCTGCTGAACGATACCGGCCTGGAATACGCCCGAAAGGCGGTTCGTCAGGCCATGACCAATCTTGAAGCGGTTGCGGCTCCGGCAGGCACCATGCCGGTGGTATTAAGCGCTGGCTGGTCTGGTGTGCTTCTGCACGAAGCGGTAGGTCATGGACTGGAAGGTGACTTTAACCGTAAAGGCTCGTCCGCCTATGCTGGCCGGATTGGTGAACGGGTTGCTTCGCCGCACTGCACCATTGTTGATGACGGTACGCTGGGTGGTCGTCGTGGCTCCATGAATATGGATGATGAGGGCGTGCCCACAGAGAGTACCGTTTTGATTGAGAACGGTATTCTCAAAGGCTATATGCAGGATAAACTGAACGCTCGTTTAATGGGCGTTGCACCCACCGGAAATGGACGTCGTGAGTCGTATTCTCATCTACCCATGCCAAGAATGACCAATACCTATATGCTCGCTGGCAAACATGACCCTGAGGAGATCATCAGTACCGTTAAAAAAGGCATCTATGTGGAAAATATGGGTGGTGGCCAGGTGGATATCACCTCCGGTAAGTTTGTCTTCTCTACCAGTGAGGCCTGGTTGATCGAAAATGGCAAGAAGACGGTGCCAGTCAAGGGGGCAACCCTGATTGGTAACGGCCCTGATGTGATGAACAAGGTATCCATGGTCGGTAACGACCTGGAACTCGATCCTGGTGTGGGTGTCTGTGGTAAAGATGGCCAGTCTGTTCCCGTGGGCGTAGGTCAGCCGACATTGAAGATTGATGAAATTACCGTGGGTGGTACGGCTTAA
- a CDS encoding efflux RND transporter permease subunit, producing MDIARYTIAKRTSVWVIIALTLIGGYISYLKLGRFEDPEFVIRQAVINTPYNGATAQEVSDEVTDLIEGAVQSLQELKEVKSVSKQGMSEVTVEMQLEFAKSAADLQQVWDKLRRKISDVQRQLPPGAGPSIVNDDFSDVYALFFAVTGEGFSDRQLQDYVDTLRRELVLVPGVAKTATLAEQQETIFIEISSERMAEYGLSAENVFQVLQKQNLVAVAGSIETDAMRIPVIPAPGVNSFADLKNLQVGVGDNNTVLRLGDIADIIRGYQEPASMLMRYNGERAIGFGISNVTGGNVVDMGDAVKARIAELENQRPLGMELHIISMQSDSVRDSVANFIDNLIAAVAIVFVVLLLFMGVRSGIIIGFVLLLTVAGTLCIMLIEDIAMQRISLGALIIALGMLVDNAIVVTDGILVRLQQNPQEDRGALASEIVKSTQWPLLGGTVVGICAFSAIGLSPSDMGEYAGSLFWVILYSMFLSWVFAVTVTPMLCHDFLKVKANTADQKPGRMVTAYKALLVWVLKHRLVSSALLLGTLAAAIWGVQFVPPGFMPDSQRPQFVVDVYLPQGSDITRTEAMVAKIEQDVKAKEGITNITSFIGGGGLRFMLTYSPEARNPSYGQLLIDIDDYTRIAPLLSELQTELDARYPDASIKVWKFMLGRGGGKKIEAGFKGPDSQVLRQLAEQAKAIMLNDNNLIAVQDDWRQQVPVLRPVYAAEEAQRYGLTTPEINQAIVQTLTGRNVGVYREGDELIPIAVRSPESERNHQRAIENTEVFSPTAQRFIPVSQLIESIDVVYQDAILRRIDRVPTILVQADPAPGVFTADAFSNIRSKIEAIELPPGYELIWYGEYKASNDANEGLVISAPYGFAAMILSVIFMFNALRQPLVIWLTAPLALVGVTIGLVVFQTPFEFMAILGFLSLIGMMVKNAIVLVDQADVEIRGGKPAYHAIIDAALSRARPVLLGALTTILGVAPLLVDPFFKSMAVTIMFGLLFATILTLVVIPLFYAVFFRVQAADTME from the coding sequence ATGGATATCGCACGTTATACCATCGCAAAACGCACCAGTGTCTGGGTGATTATCGCCCTGACCCTGATCGGCGGTTATATCAGTTACCTGAAACTGGGTCGCTTCGAAGACCCGGAATTCGTTATTCGCCAGGCGGTTATTAATACGCCTTATAACGGCGCCACTGCCCAGGAAGTATCTGATGAGGTAACGGATCTTATCGAAGGTGCGGTTCAATCCCTGCAGGAGTTGAAGGAAGTCAAGTCCGTCTCCAAACAGGGCATGTCCGAAGTGACCGTTGAAATGCAGCTGGAATTTGCCAAAAGCGCTGCGGATTTACAGCAGGTCTGGGACAAACTTCGCCGAAAAATCAGTGACGTTCAACGACAGCTCCCGCCCGGTGCCGGCCCATCCATCGTTAACGATGATTTCTCAGATGTATACGCCCTCTTCTTTGCCGTCACCGGTGAAGGGTTCAGTGACCGGCAACTGCAGGATTACGTAGACACCCTGCGTCGTGAGCTGGTGCTGGTACCCGGCGTTGCCAAAACAGCCACGCTGGCGGAACAGCAGGAAACGATTTTCATCGAAATATCCAGTGAACGGATGGCCGAGTATGGTCTGTCTGCGGAGAATGTCTTCCAGGTATTGCAAAAACAGAACCTGGTTGCCGTTGCCGGCAGTATTGAAACTGACGCCATGCGCATTCCGGTCATTCCCGCCCCCGGCGTTAACTCATTTGCTGATCTGAAAAATCTGCAGGTGGGCGTTGGTGACAACAACACCGTACTCCGTCTGGGAGACATTGCCGATATTATCCGCGGATACCAGGAACCGGCATCCATGCTGATGCGCTATAACGGTGAACGGGCCATCGGGTTTGGTATCTCCAATGTCACCGGTGGCAATGTGGTGGATATGGGCGATGCAGTCAAGGCACGAATTGCCGAACTGGAAAACCAGCGACCACTGGGTATGGAACTGCATATAATTTCCATGCAATCCGATTCAGTGCGTGACTCAGTGGCCAACTTTATCGATAACCTGATCGCTGCGGTTGCCATCGTTTTCGTGGTCCTGCTGCTGTTTATGGGTGTCCGTTCCGGCATCATTATCGGTTTTGTACTGCTGCTTACCGTCGCCGGTACGCTGTGCATCATGCTGATTGAAGATATCGCCATGCAGCGTATCTCACTGGGTGCCCTGATTATCGCGCTGGGTATGCTGGTGGATAACGCCATCGTGGTTACTGACGGCATCCTGGTACGGCTGCAGCAAAACCCTCAGGAAGACCGCGGTGCACTGGCGTCAGAGATCGTCAAGTCTACCCAGTGGCCACTGCTGGGCGGAACCGTAGTGGGCATCTGTGCCTTCAGCGCGATTGGTCTGTCACCGTCGGATATGGGGGAGTACGCAGGCTCACTGTTCTGGGTAATACTGTACTCCATGTTCCTCAGCTGGGTATTTGCGGTCACGGTTACCCCAATGCTCTGTCATGACTTCCTGAAAGTAAAAGCCAACACAGCCGACCAGAAGCCCGGGCGCATGGTTACGGCCTATAAAGCCCTGCTGGTATGGGTACTGAAACATCGTCTGGTAAGTTCAGCACTGCTGCTGGGCACATTAGCGGCAGCTATATGGGGTGTTCAGTTTGTACCTCCCGGCTTTATGCCTGACTCACAGCGCCCACAGTTTGTTGTGGACGTCTACCTGCCACAGGGTTCTGATATCACCCGTACCGAGGCAATGGTTGCCAAAATCGAGCAGGATGTAAAAGCGAAAGAAGGCATCACCAATATCACCAGCTTTATCGGTGGCGGAGGGCTGCGCTTTATGCTGACCTATTCGCCAGAAGCACGAAATCCAAGCTATGGTCAGCTGCTGATTGATATTGATGATTACACCCGAATTGCGCCGCTATTGAGTGAACTGCAAACAGAGCTGGACGCCAGGTACCCTGACGCCTCCATAAAAGTCTGGAAATTTATGCTGGGCCGCGGTGGGGGCAAGAAAATCGAAGCCGGTTTCAAAGGTCCGGACAGTCAGGTGTTGCGTCAGCTGGCTGAGCAGGCCAAGGCGATCATGCTCAACGATAACAACCTGATTGCCGTTCAGGACGACTGGCGTCAACAGGTACCTGTCCTCCGCCCTGTATATGCTGCTGAAGAGGCTCAACGTTATGGCCTGACCACACCGGAGATCAATCAGGCCATTGTCCAGACACTGACTGGACGAAACGTCGGGGTATACCGGGAGGGTGATGAACTGATCCCTATCGCGGTCCGCTCTCCGGAGAGCGAACGCAACCATCAACGGGCCATCGAAAATACCGAAGTGTTCAGCCCGACGGCACAGCGCTTTATTCCGGTAAGTCAGTTGATAGAGTCGATCGATGTCGTTTATCAGGATGCGATCTTACGTCGTATCGACCGTGTGCCCACCATTCTTGTGCAGGCAGACCCGGCACCCGGTGTCTTTACCGCGGATGCATTCAGCAATATCCGCAGTAAAATAGAAGCGATTGAATTACCTCCCGGCTATGAGCTGATCTGGTATGGTGAATACAAGGCTTCAAATGACGCCAATGAAGGACTGGTGATTTCAGCGCCTTATGGTTTTGCCGCCATGATCCTGTCGGTCATCTTTATGTTCAATGCGCTGCGCCAGCCTCTGGTCATCTGGCTGACCGCACCGTTAGCCCTGGTGGGCGTCACCATCGGACTGGTAGTCTTCCAGACGCCTTTCGAATTTATGGCGATACTGGGCTTTTTAAGTCTGATTGGCATGATGGTGAAGAATGCGATTGTCCTGGTGGACCAGGCGGATGTGGAAATCAGGGGAGGCAAACCGGCCTATCATGCCATTATTGATGCCGCCCTCAGCCGTGCCCGTCCGGTGTTGCTGGGTGCTCTGACCACCATACTGGGCGTAGCTCCGTTGCTGGTTGACCCGTTCTTCAAGAGCATGGCGGTGACCATTATGTTTGGCCTGCTGTTTGCCACCATTCTAACCCTGGTGGTTATTCCACTGTTTTATGCAGTGTTCTTCCGCGTGCAGGCAGCTGACACAATGGAATAA
- a CDS encoding ankyrin repeat domain-containing protein, producing MNDSLAEMALAAATYNYVKVNALLDNGDHPDLPWFGCSALNFAAQNDDAKMVNTLLAAGADPDGTSLMVGKTPLLLAVAFHNTGMMNSLLANGAQPNIPDIFGTTPLKYAAAQGYHGILKTLLDFGARPSQSDLAVAGAKGHLDILNTLTNHIPPPQQPSSLLGLCRASIRHRLVELLTERRQPLKSAVESLPLPDSIKSYVYHPLSL from the coding sequence ATGAATGACTCTTTGGCTGAGATGGCCCTTGCGGCTGCCACATACAACTACGTGAAGGTCAACGCCCTACTGGACAACGGTGACCACCCTGACCTTCCATGGTTTGGTTGCTCTGCCCTTAACTTTGCTGCTCAGAATGATGATGCCAAGATGGTCAATACACTGCTGGCTGCCGGGGCTGACCCCGATGGGACTTCACTCATGGTGGGCAAAACTCCGTTGCTTCTGGCCGTTGCCTTCCACAACACCGGAATGATGAACAGCCTGCTGGCCAACGGAGCCCAGCCCAATATCCCTGACATATTTGGTACAACCCCACTGAAATATGCGGCTGCCCAGGGCTATCATGGCATCCTCAAGACCCTGCTGGACTTTGGTGCCCGACCCAGTCAGTCTGATCTGGCGGTCGCAGGTGCCAAGGGCCACCTTGATATCCTCAATACCCTGACCAACCATATCCCTCCACCGCAGCAACCCAGCTCCCTGCTGGGCTTGTGCCGGGCCAGCATCCGTCACCGACTGGTCGAGCTTCTGACTGAGCGGAGGCAACCTCTGAAGTCGGCAGTTGAGTCGTTACCGCTACCTGACTCGATTAAGTCGTATGTGTACCACCCGCTGTCTCTGTAG
- a CDS encoding TetR/AcrR family transcriptional regulator, with the protein MTRSEQKHRAIIEAAKEEFIQYGFLAANMDRICTVAGVSKRTLYRHFESKELLFESVLTIIQASAYEAVRYPLDPELSLHAQLTSISFKEADILYQTYGIPLARTIVMEFLRQPDMAQNLINTLYSTKAVTQWFREAMEAGKLNETDLSVITNIYLSLFQGMLFWPQVVGGEPVPEGEALEAKIEIVVSTVLGACKKL; encoded by the coding sequence GTGACACGCTCTGAGCAAAAACATCGGGCAATCATCGAAGCGGCCAAAGAAGAGTTTATCCAATACGGTTTCCTTGCTGCCAATATGGATAGGATCTGCACGGTAGCCGGGGTTTCCAAGCGCACACTTTATCGTCACTTTGAAAGTAAGGAGCTGTTGTTTGAGTCAGTGCTGACTATTATCCAGGCGTCAGCGTATGAGGCGGTGCGATATCCCCTTGATCCAGAACTCAGCCTTCATGCCCAGTTGACATCCATTAGCTTTAAAGAAGCCGACATCCTCTATCAAACCTATGGTATTCCACTGGCACGCACCATCGTGATGGAGTTTCTCCGCCAACCTGACATGGCACAAAATCTCATCAATACGCTGTACAGCACCAAAGCCGTGACCCAGTGGTTCAGGGAGGCCATGGAAGCTGGTAAGTTGAACGAAACCGATCTCAGCGTGATAACCAATATCTATCTCAGTCTTTTTCAGGGAATGTTATTCTGGCCACAGGTTGTCGGGGGAGAACCGGTGCCTGAAGGGGAAGCGCTGGAGGCGAAAATTGAGATTGTTGTTTCAACGGTGTTAGGTGCCTGTAAAAAGCTATGA
- a CDS encoding efflux RND transporter periplasmic adaptor subunit — MLASIKVTRLAAGIALASLLLGGCGKEDVTQTKTVLIQPALTEIVSSNVSDELSFNGVVRSAERANLAFRVGGLLTEIRVKEGDHVKQGDLLARLDARDAKTALESAELERQSAEDDYTRAKAIFEKSRAISRSDLDAITTRYNLAKNQVEEAKRQFEYTELRAPFDGIIGRKLVDNHIQIQANSPVLVLHDLSDLEVVIQLPYQVMLSGQNQATANAELSAIPGQLFPLVFRTWATEADPVSQTYPVVLGFDDLKGFRVLPGMAVKVTASSARGEDALATITIPLTAVVPDNQGNQFVWVVGSDNKVEKRFVEVGNLNKNRIVIKQHLTTGEQVIIAGVSSLKEGMEVRPYTDSAAGKATRKSTGA, encoded by the coding sequence ATGTTGGCATCAATAAAAGTCACCAGACTGGCCGCTGGTATTGCACTGGCATCACTCCTGCTTGGCGGGTGTGGTAAAGAAGACGTTACTCAAACCAAAACTGTCCTTATCCAACCGGCCCTGACAGAAATAGTAAGCAGCAATGTCAGTGATGAACTCAGCTTTAACGGCGTAGTCCGTTCCGCTGAACGAGCCAATCTTGCCTTCCGCGTGGGAGGGTTGCTGACAGAGATCCGTGTAAAAGAGGGTGATCACGTCAAACAGGGGGACCTGCTGGCCAGACTGGATGCCCGGGATGCCAAAACAGCCCTTGAGTCCGCCGAACTTGAGCGGCAAAGTGCAGAGGATGACTATACCCGTGCCAAGGCAATTTTTGAGAAAAGCCGGGCGATTTCCAGAAGTGACCTGGATGCCATCACCACTCGATACAATCTGGCTAAAAACCAGGTTGAAGAAGCAAAACGACAGTTTGAGTACACCGAACTGAGAGCACCTTTTGACGGCATCATCGGCCGTAAGCTGGTGGACAACCATATCCAGATTCAGGCCAACAGTCCGGTGCTTGTGCTCCATGACCTGAGTGACCTGGAAGTGGTGATCCAGCTCCCCTATCAAGTGATGCTCTCCGGACAGAATCAGGCAACAGCCAATGCTGAATTGTCTGCCATACCCGGTCAGTTATTCCCACTGGTTTTTCGCACCTGGGCAACAGAAGCGGACCCGGTATCCCAGACTTACCCGGTGGTACTGGGATTTGATGACCTTAAGGGCTTCCGCGTGCTTCCGGGCATGGCCGTCAAAGTCACAGCATCCAGCGCCCGGGGGGAGGACGCTCTGGCAACCATCACCATCCCGCTGACAGCGGTGGTTCCCGACAACCAGGGTAACCAGTTTGTCTGGGTAGTTGGCAGTGACAATAAAGTGGAAAAGCGTTTTGTCGAAGTAGGAAACCTGAACAAAAACCGCATCGTGATTAAACAACACCTGACAACGGGTGAACAGGTGATCATCGCCGGTGTTTCCAGCCTTAAAGAGGGTATGGAGGTTCGCCCCTATACCGATAGCGCCGCTGGAAAAGCCACCCGGAAAAGCACTGGAGCCTGA
- a CDS encoding IS66 family transposase: MIPELPATMSAEILLKENAELRMRVACLEERCRELEEKVGKNSQNSSKPPSSDGYQKPCKNSNSPDHSDDLSADKGTDPSDEKPNPKSLRQSSGNKAGGKKGHQGTCLKQVDIPDYIEYLPVKECNKCQASLLDSEPVKYIERQVFEPGRPGEFEVTAHRAEVKICTCGCRNQAEFPEGVTAAAQYGSATQAMAVYLNQYHFLPFKRVSEYFNTLYKMSVSAGTVANFVARTYENLASTEEVIRDALRESSVAGADETGMRAEGSLHWLHVMRDEQWTLYYLSEKRGREAMDTMGILLTFAGVLVHDHWKSYFAYAATHVLCNAHHLRELLGVVDRDSNQLALRLMKLLRLSWHYCKGFKTIGMLQMPSVVCERIEKIYDRLLQRALMKEVVYMEKQREELKRKKVKNTKAYNLFKRLTEFKAETLRFMSDFTIPFDNNGSERDVRMAKLKQKISGCFRSADGGSMFARIRSYLSSARKQGMDIYQSLHRAVRNYCNMPLLSAE; encoded by the coding sequence ATGATTCCAGAACTACCCGCAACTATGTCGGCTGAGATTCTCTTGAAAGAGAATGCAGAGCTGCGGATGAGAGTTGCCTGTCTGGAAGAGCGATGTCGAGAATTGGAAGAAAAGGTTGGCAAGAACAGTCAAAACAGCAGCAAGCCGCCATCGTCTGATGGTTATCAAAAACCTTGTAAAAACAGTAATTCTCCAGATCATTCTGACGACCTTTCCGCAGATAAAGGTACCGATCCATCGGATGAAAAACCCAATCCTAAAAGTCTGAGACAGTCTTCTGGTAATAAAGCCGGTGGAAAGAAAGGGCATCAGGGCACTTGTCTTAAACAGGTCGATATCCCTGACTATATTGAGTACCTTCCGGTTAAAGAATGCAATAAATGTCAGGCGTCTCTTCTTGATAGTGAGCCGGTCAAATATATTGAACGACAGGTGTTTGAACCAGGGAGACCGGGTGAATTTGAAGTAACGGCCCATAGAGCTGAAGTAAAAATCTGCACTTGTGGTTGTCGGAATCAGGCTGAATTCCCGGAAGGTGTTACCGCTGCCGCACAATATGGCTCAGCCACACAGGCTATGGCCGTCTATCTTAACCAATACCATTTCCTGCCTTTTAAGCGCGTGTCAGAGTATTTTAATACTCTCTATAAAATGAGTGTAAGTGCAGGCACTGTCGCCAATTTTGTGGCCAGAACCTATGAAAATCTGGCTTCTACTGAAGAGGTTATTCGTGACGCCTTGCGGGAATCGTCTGTTGCCGGAGCCGATGAAACGGGTATGCGGGCCGAGGGCTCTTTGCACTGGCTACACGTTATGCGGGATGAACAATGGACGCTCTACTACTTGTCTGAAAAGCGAGGTCGTGAGGCCATGGACACGATGGGCATACTGCTAACATTTGCAGGCGTTCTGGTTCATGATCATTGGAAATCCTATTTTGCATATGCGGCAACTCACGTACTTTGCAATGCCCATCACCTGAGGGAGCTTTTGGGTGTTGTTGATAGGGACAGCAATCAACTGGCGTTGCGATTGATGAAGCTACTGAGGCTTTCCTGGCATTACTGCAAGGGCTTTAAGACCATAGGTATGCTACAGATGCCAAGTGTTGTCTGTGAACGAATCGAGAAGATTTATGACCGGTTGCTTCAGCGGGCTCTAATGAAAGAAGTCGTCTATATGGAGAAGCAACGAGAGGAGCTTAAGCGCAAGAAAGTCAAGAATACTAAAGCTTACAATCTCTTCAAACGACTCACTGAGTTCAAGGCTGAGACACTGCGCTTCATGTCAGATTTTACCATTCCCTTCGATAACAATGGCAGTGAGCGGGATGTTCGAATGGCCAAGTTAAAGCAGAAAATCTCAGGCTGCTTCAGGAGTGCAGACGGTGGTTCTATGTTTGCACGGATTCGCAGCTATTTGTCGTCTGCCAGAAAACAGGGAATGGACATATATCAATCACTTCATAGAGCTGTTCGGAATTACTGTAATATGCCTTTGCTCAGTGCTGAATAG
- a CDS encoding NUDIX hydrolase has translation MIDKPDIDDQDKNPWIGWTEKIRAIAQNGLAFSGGEFDLERYHQLQAIAHEMTALLTGAPTERVDHYFLPDHGYATPKIDLRGGVFLDDKILLVKERSDGGWALPGGWGDVGEPPAYGVEREVMEESGYTAKALKLVALRDARRHPYCPQSPYHIYKLIFLCELTGGAPKENIEISDIGFFDVDNLPELSRGRTLPEDIRLLLEHKNNCEIPTVFD, from the coding sequence ATGATTGATAAACCTGATATAGATGACCAGGATAAAAATCCATGGATCGGCTGGACAGAAAAGATTCGAGCCATTGCCCAGAACGGACTCGCCTTCTCCGGGGGTGAATTCGATCTTGAGCGATACCATCAGTTGCAGGCGATTGCCCACGAAATGACGGCACTGCTGACCGGAGCTCCCACCGAGAGAGTTGATCATTATTTTCTCCCTGACCACGGCTATGCCACTCCAAAGATCGACCTTCGTGGCGGCGTATTCCTTGATGATAAAATCCTGCTGGTCAAAGAGCGTTCTGATGGTGGCTGGGCTCTGCCCGGCGGCTGGGGAGATGTTGGTGAGCCCCCCGCCTACGGCGTTGAGCGCGAAGTCATGGAAGAGTCCGGATATACTGCTAAAGCCTTAAAACTGGTGGCACTTCGGGATGCCCGGCGTCATCCATACTGCCCACAAAGCCCATACCATATTTACAAACTGATTTTTCTCTGCGAGCTGACAGGGGGAGCCCCTAAAGAGAATATTGAAATTTCAGATATCGGCTTTTTTGATGTTGATAATCTGCCAGAGCTTTCCAGAGGAAGAACATTACCGGAAGATATCCGGCTATTACTTGAACACAAGAACAACTGCGAAATACCCACCGTTTTTGACTAA